A single window of Acinetobacter wuhouensis DNA harbors:
- the lpxO gene encoding lipid A hydroxylase LpxO, translating into MIKWIILAIFVMSALYIQNRGKVRHSFYRQFFDHSTILAPINFLMYMFSKVPNQPYIDTQHFKDLKVLDENWEMIRDEAKALYAKGGIKASSSYDDLGFNSFFKTGWKRFYLKWYDSAHPSAAELCPKTTELLKTLPTIKAAMFTELAPDSRLVRHRDPYAGSLRYHLGLLTPNDDRCFIDVDGQRYSWRDGESVVFDETYIHYAENTTDQNRIIFFADVERPLKAKFMERFNHWFGRKVMTAASSPNEAGDQTGGLNKVFGYVYQFRIKAKALKQKNRQLYYFLKWFIMLGLFFLIFIRPYMSQIMAFFQKLF; encoded by the coding sequence ATGATTAAATGGATCATATTGGCGATTTTTGTGATGTCTGCATTGTATATCCAAAATCGCGGTAAAGTGCGTCATTCGTTTTATCGTCAGTTCTTTGACCATTCTACGATACTCGCACCCATCAATTTCTTGATGTACATGTTTTCTAAAGTGCCAAATCAACCCTATATCGACACTCAACATTTTAAAGACTTAAAAGTGTTGGATGAAAACTGGGAAATGATTCGTGATGAAGCGAAAGCACTTTATGCCAAAGGTGGGATTAAAGCATCTAGTAGCTATGATGATCTGGGCTTTAACTCGTTTTTTAAAACAGGCTGGAAGCGTTTTTATCTGAAATGGTATGACTCAGCGCATCCTTCAGCGGCAGAACTTTGCCCAAAAACCACTGAATTGTTAAAAACATTACCGACCATTAAAGCTGCGATGTTTACTGAGCTTGCACCTGATAGTCGTTTAGTCCGTCACAGAGACCCTTATGCAGGTTCATTGCGTTATCACTTGGGTTTATTAACACCAAATGATGATCGTTGTTTTATTGATGTGGATGGTCAGCGTTATTCATGGCGTGATGGTGAAAGTGTGGTATTTGATGAAACTTATATTCACTATGCTGAAAATACCACAGACCAAAACCGTATTATTTTCTTTGCCGATGTAGAACGACCATTAAAAGCTAAATTTATGGAACGTTTTAATCATTGGTTTGGTCGAAAGGTCATGACTGCGGCAAGTTCTCCGAATGAAGCAGGTGACCAAACTGGCGGTTTAAATAAGGTTTTTGGTTATGTTTACCAATTCCGTATTAAAGCCAAAGCATTGAAGCAGAAGAATCGTCAACTGTACTACTTCTTGAAGTGGTTCATCATGTTAGGTCTATTCTTCTTGATTTTTATTCGACCTTATATGTCACAAATCATGGCATTCTTTCAAAAGTTGTTTTGA
- a CDS encoding PH domain-containing protein, whose amino-acid sequence MQTFRSKIDWWVFGFIVAMSGLLIQLLVTMYAKGTMQEYPEHTTVYILTVILLWLPLLTTRYVIKDRTLTIHTLIFKWVIQLDDIQKVSPTDHLDVSPALSLKRFKIEYLKDGKPKQILVSPRNPQKFYELVNTNYSK is encoded by the coding sequence ATGCAAACATTTCGAAGCAAAATTGATTGGTGGGTTTTTGGCTTTATTGTTGCGATGTCAGGTTTGTTGATTCAACTCTTAGTAACGATGTATGCCAAAGGAACAATGCAGGAATATCCTGAGCATACTACCGTGTATATTTTGACTGTGATTTTGCTTTGGTTGCCGTTGTTGACGACACGTTATGTGATTAAAGATCGGACTTTAACGATTCATACTCTTATCTTTAAATGGGTGATTCAATTGGATGATATTCAAAAAGTCAGCCCAACAGATCATTTGGATGTATCGCCTGCATTGTCTTTGAAGCGGTTTAAAATAGAATATTTGAAAGATGGAAAGCCTAAACAAATATTGGTTTCACCGAGAAATCCACAAAAATTTTATGAGCTAGTAAATACGAATTATTCTAAATGA
- a CDS encoding AAA family ATPase, which produces MSIENAAIHIVKPSTSTHGRSEKDRSLGKSRFHFEPKTVMQHLRKHIIGQEKALDEISKMLHVVKADFSPPDKPLSVTLMLGPTGVGKTETVRLIAEAIYGQADAFCRIDMNTLAQEHYTAAITGAPPGYVGSKEGHSLFDETAIAGSHTRPGIVLFDELEKASTEVIRGLMNILDTGKLTLTAGTKTIDFRNCMIFMTSNIGAQAAQQYLEKIQFLPKKMQDICLKRIPTQTIIEKVMYRKFDPEFLNRIDRTLHYQAVQSDALPQLVEIELEKLNQRLLHQKRTVHLTDSAKAYFYQDHDIRFGARHLARKIRTELEPVLAIYFLNHPENNDIRIDYHNAEFHVL; this is translated from the coding sequence ATGAGCATTGAAAATGCAGCAATCCATATCGTAAAGCCTTCCACTTCCACGCATGGCAGATCTGAGAAAGATCGGAGTCTAGGAAAATCACGCTTTCATTTTGAACCTAAAACTGTGATGCAACATTTGCGTAAACATATTATTGGACAAGAAAAAGCATTAGATGAAATATCGAAAATGTTGCATGTGGTTAAAGCTGATTTTTCTCCACCCGATAAACCGCTTTCGGTCACGCTGATGCTTGGCCCAACAGGTGTAGGGAAAACTGAAACTGTACGATTAATTGCGGAAGCCATTTATGGACAAGCCGATGCCTTTTGTCGCATTGATATGAATACTTTAGCACAAGAGCATTATACAGCAGCCATCACAGGCGCACCGCCTGGCTATGTCGGTTCAAAAGAAGGTCATAGCCTCTTTGATGAAACTGCAATTGCTGGTTCACATACCCGTCCAGGCATTGTACTTTTTGATGAGTTAGAAAAAGCTTCTACCGAAGTAATTCGTGGCTTGATGAATATTCTAGATACAGGAAAGCTGACCTTAACCGCAGGGACAAAAACCATAGATTTTAGAAACTGTATGATCTTTATGACCAGTAATATTGGTGCACAGGCAGCACAGCAATATTTGGAGAAAATACAGTTTTTACCAAAAAAAATGCAGGACATCTGCCTCAAACGCATACCAACACAGACCATTATTGAAAAAGTCATGTATCGTAAATTTGATCCTGAATTTCTCAATCGGATTGATCGAACTTTGCATTATCAAGCAGTACAATCAGATGCTTTACCACAATTGGTTGAGATCGAACTGGAAAAGCTTAATCAGCGTTTACTACATCAAAAACGAACTGTTCATTTAACCGATTCAGCCAAAGCCTATTTTTATCAAGATCATGATATTCGTTTTGGCGCACGGCATTTAGCACGGAAAATCAGGACTGAACTTGAGCCAGTTTTAGCCATTTATTTTTTAAATCATCCTGAAAATAATGACATCAGGATTGATTACCACAATGCTGAATTTCACGTTTTATAA
- the uvrC gene encoding excinuclease ABC subunit UvrC, giving the protein MNENARENIEKILANMTTLPGVYRMLGKEGELLYVGKAKNLKNRVSSYFVKTIEHPKTQALVARIYNIETLVVRSETEALLLEQNLIKLHRPPYNIMLRDDKSYVYIFVSADKPYPRIASGRGKGKHQVGKFFGPYPSAYNARDTLLVLQKLFNVRQCENSYFSQRKRPCLQYQIKRCTAPCVGLISPEAYNEDVQNSIRFLNGDTKELNQELIQKMEQAAENLEFEKAVFYRDRMALLRDVQAQQAIYKIKGEADILAIAYQAGVTCVQIMHVRNGKMLGGKSYFPDMLGDDLGQMLSDFMANFYFQVADEVPSELIVNVEVSDRKELEEALHQQFEKKIQIKHSVRETRAEWLELAEMNVQHAIKGKLANHLELNERFHQLEEFCGRPIDSIECFDISHTMGEATIASCVVFDTGGARKRDYRQFSIEDITGGDDYAAMRQALTRRYKKAMLPDLLLIDGGKGQLHMAMEVMQELGLDAFMVGVSKGEGRKPGLETLHFTDGTKIQLPEDNKALHLIQQVRDEAHRFAITKHRAKRDKRRGGSVLEAIPGLGPKRRRDLLTHFGGIQGVLKASEHDLKLVPGLGDVMARTIYKVLHE; this is encoded by the coding sequence GTGAACGAAAACGCACGTGAAAATATCGAAAAGATTTTAGCCAATATGACTACATTGCCGGGTGTCTATCGCATGCTCGGTAAAGAGGGTGAGTTGCTCTATGTTGGTAAAGCCAAAAATCTAAAAAATCGTGTGTCGAGTTATTTTGTGAAGACCATTGAACATCCCAAAACACAAGCTTTAGTTGCACGTATTTATAATATTGAAACATTGGTTGTTCGTTCTGAAACAGAAGCTCTATTACTCGAACAAAACCTAATTAAGCTCCATCGTCCACCGTATAACATTATGCTGCGCGATGATAAATCCTATGTCTATATTTTCGTGTCAGCGGATAAGCCTTATCCACGCATTGCATCTGGACGGGGTAAAGGCAAACACCAAGTCGGCAAGTTTTTTGGCCCTTATCCGAGTGCTTATAATGCACGAGATACCTTACTCGTCCTACAAAAATTATTTAATGTCCGCCAATGTGAAAATAGCTATTTTTCACAACGCAAACGCCCTTGTTTACAGTACCAAATCAAACGCTGTACTGCGCCATGTGTCGGTCTGATTTCACCTGAAGCTTATAACGAAGATGTGCAAAACTCAATTCGCTTTTTAAATGGTGATACCAAAGAATTGAATCAAGAGTTGATTCAAAAGATGGAACAGGCTGCTGAAAATTTAGAATTTGAAAAGGCAGTATTCTATCGTGATCGTATGGCTTTATTGCGCGATGTGCAGGCGCAACAGGCAATTTATAAAATTAAAGGTGAAGCCGATATTCTTGCCATTGCCTACCAAGCAGGGGTGACTTGCGTACAGATCATGCATGTGCGCAATGGGAAAATGCTCGGTGGAAAAAGTTATTTTCCTGATATGTTAGGCGATGATTTGGGGCAAATGTTGTCCGACTTTATGGCGAATTTCTATTTCCAAGTCGCAGATGAAGTACCAAGTGAATTGATTGTGAATGTTGAAGTTTCTGATCGTAAAGAGTTGGAAGAAGCACTACATCAACAGTTCGAGAAGAAAATTCAAATCAAACATAGTGTTCGAGAAACCCGTGCGGAATGGCTCGAACTTGCAGAAATGAATGTTCAGCATGCGATTAAAGGTAAGTTAGCCAATCATTTAGAACTGAATGAGCGTTTTCATCAGCTTGAAGAATTCTGTGGTCGCCCAATCGACAGTATCGAATGCTTTGATATTTCCCATACGATGGGCGAAGCAACGATTGCTTCATGTGTGGTGTTTGATACAGGTGGCGCACGCAAGCGTGATTATCGCCAATTCTCGATTGAAGATATTACAGGCGGTGATGATTATGCTGCCATGCGTCAAGCTTTGACTCGTCGCTATAAGAAAGCCATGTTGCCTGATTTATTACTCATAGACGGTGGTAAAGGGCAATTACACATGGCAATGGAAGTGATGCAAGAGTTGGGACTCGATGCCTTTATGGTCGGTGTGTCGAAAGGTGAGGGACGTAAGCCAGGCTTAGAAACATTACATTTTACCGATGGTACAAAAATCCAGTTGCCTGAGGACAATAAAGCTTTGCATTTGATCCAACAAGTACGTGATGAAGCGCATCGTTTTGCTATTACGAAGCATCGTGCAAAACGTGATAAACGCCGTGGTGGTTCGGTTTTGGAGGCAATTCCAGGACTTGGGCCAAAGCGTCGTCGTGATTTACTCACCCATTTCGGGGGGATTCAAGGTGTACTCAAAGCTTCTGAACATGATTTGAAATTGGTACCTGGTTTGGGAGATGTCATGGCAAGAACCATTTATAAGGTTTTGCATGAATAA
- a CDS encoding thioesterase family protein, protein MSLEQLFQQIERQQWIDIPQGWLQGRTIFGGLVAGMLIYKATTTINDSEKKLLSCSVTFVGPVDEAQVNLTAEILREGKSVTTIEVRLWQNDAVQSILIASFGSQRESKINVPLGVQPIEFPPIDQLNIVPKYLPFPECVKNFQLAWTDGHYPMSGSKEPDFKGCCRFDPEVHANREMNLADLVTLMDVWPPGVLPMFRKPAPASSLTWHLTFIHPLQSQLNDWFKYHVITDFAEHGYSAEHAYLWDAQNRLIAIARQTVTVFA, encoded by the coding sequence ATGTCATTGGAACAATTATTTCAACAAATTGAGCGACAGCAATGGATTGATATTCCACAAGGTTGGCTACAAGGACGGACGATTTTTGGTGGTCTAGTTGCAGGCATGTTGATTTACAAAGCAACCACGACGATCAATGATTCAGAGAAAAAACTGTTGAGCTGTAGTGTCACTTTTGTTGGGCCTGTAGACGAAGCACAGGTCAATTTGACGGCTGAAATTTTACGTGAAGGTAAGTCGGTCACGACGATTGAAGTACGACTTTGGCAAAATGATGCCGTACAAAGTATTTTGATTGCGAGTTTTGGCAGTCAACGTGAGTCGAAAATTAATGTTCCATTGGGAGTTCAACCCATTGAGTTTCCACCCATAGATCAACTGAATATTGTTCCAAAATATCTGCCATTTCCTGAATGTGTGAAAAATTTCCAATTGGCATGGACGGATGGACATTATCCAATGTCAGGCAGTAAAGAGCCTGACTTTAAGGGCTGTTGTCGCTTTGATCCAGAAGTGCATGCTAATCGTGAGATGAATTTGGCTGATTTAGTCACTTTAATGGATGTTTGGCCACCAGGTGTATTACCAATGTTTCGTAAACCTGCACCTGCAAGTTCATTAACATGGCATTTAACCTTTATTCACCCATTACAAAGTCAGCTCAATGATTGGTTTAAATATCACGTGATTACTGATTTTGCAGAGCATGGTTATTCAGCTGAACACGCCTACTTGTGGGATGCGCAAAATCGTTTGATTGCAATCGCTCGGCAGACTGTGACTGTCTTTGCTTAG
- the pgsA gene encoding CDP-diacylglycerol--glycerol-3-phosphate 3-phosphatidyltransferase, whose amino-acid sequence MTTGRILNIPNILTLARIALIPVFLAVAYWPPAIGVGGHEGGMTRHIILTAIFVIAAVTDWFDGYLARTLNQTSAFGRFLDPVADKLMVAAALIVLVQWQPTITMAFAAIVIISREITVSALREWMAELGARTNVAVSTVGKYKTAFQMIAITVFLLNWQPLELLAYGLLYTAVILTLWSMFIYLKAAWPYLKQP is encoded by the coding sequence ATGACTACAGGTCGTATCCTGAATATTCCAAATATCTTGACGCTCGCTCGTATTGCGTTAATTCCTGTGTTTTTAGCTGTTGCATATTGGCCACCTGCGATTGGTGTAGGTGGACATGAAGGCGGTATGACACGTCATATTATCCTGACTGCGATTTTTGTGATTGCGGCGGTGACAGATTGGTTTGATGGTTATCTTGCGAGAACCTTGAATCAAACCTCTGCATTTGGGCGTTTTTTAGATCCAGTCGCAGATAAACTGATGGTTGCAGCTGCACTCATTGTACTGGTGCAATGGCAGCCGACGATTACGATGGCATTTGCTGCGATTGTGATTATTTCCCGTGAAATTACGGTATCTGCTTTACGTGAGTGGATGGCAGAGTTAGGTGCGCGTACCAATGTTGCGGTATCTACAGTGGGTAAATATAAAACTGCCTTTCAAATGATTGCAATTACAGTATTTTTATTAAACTGGCAACCTCTTGAATTATTGGCGTATGGCTTGCTCTACACTGCCGTGATTCTAACTTTATGGTCGATGTTTATTTACTTAAAAGCTGCGTGGCCGTATTTAAAACAGCCTTAA
- the blhA gene encoding cell division protein BlhA has protein sequence MTLNVGQDFKKRWLDTPEAVRQTFVDDLNRICDLLSPVTDIPNWLDNDQRQMQVAQLKVEQAYADLKAQLIEEARLRKQLALEKSLAEKRAQQQAYNSALIKDELLQFEQQKNTLQGLRQHIDTEILQYSEKYTKNPDTPAIDYANGQFRVDDTQIISELESVRLRLELEAETQIEQAVEAFRAKLQTAAKEEIEYILANSNFSAEK, from the coding sequence GTGACATTAAATGTCGGTCAAGATTTTAAAAAGCGTTGGTTAGATACACCTGAAGCTGTACGCCAAACTTTTGTAGATGACCTCAACCGCATCTGTGATCTTTTAAGCCCTGTAACAGATATTCCTAACTGGCTAGATAATGATCAGCGTCAAATGCAAGTGGCTCAACTGAAAGTTGAACAAGCTTATGCAGACTTAAAAGCACAATTGATAGAAGAAGCACGACTTCGTAAACAGCTGGCTTTAGAAAAATCATTGGCTGAAAAACGTGCGCAACAACAAGCTTATAATTCAGCATTGATCAAAGATGAATTACTACAATTTGAACAACAAAAAAATACGCTGCAAGGCTTACGCCAACACATCGACACTGAAATTTTACAATACAGCGAAAAGTACACCAAGAATCCTGACACACCTGCGATCGACTATGCCAACGGTCAATTCCGGGTTGATGATACACAAATCATTTCTGAACTTGAAAGTGTCCGCTTACGTCTTGAATTAGAAGCTGAAACACAGATTGAACAAGCAGTTGAAGCCTTTCGTGCAAAACTACAAACTGCAGCAAAAGAAGAAATTGAATATATTTTAGCAAACTCAAACTTTTCAGCAGAAAAATAG
- a CDS encoding DNA polymerase III subunit chi: MAKISFYLFEKSPERQVESACRLCRKILRNAAKIWLHCPDTITQQQLDERLWSFDPSSFLAHGIDQTDAPICISSKLPESSEWIVFNFNNQALDPATQFSHIIEIIENDESAKQLGREKFKAYRRMGIAPQTYKL, encoded by the coding sequence ATGGCTAAAATTAGCTTTTATTTGTTTGAAAAAAGCCCTGAACGACAGGTCGAAAGTGCCTGTCGTTTATGTCGTAAAATTTTACGAAATGCAGCTAAAATTTGGCTGCATTGCCCTGATACCATTACACAACAGCAACTTGATGAACGCTTATGGAGCTTTGATCCGAGCAGTTTCTTAGCACATGGTATTGATCAAACTGACGCACCGATTTGTATTTCTTCAAAATTACCTGAATCATCTGAATGGATTGTGTTTAATTTTAACAATCAAGCACTTGATCCTGCGACACAATTTAGTCACATTATAGAAATCATTGAAAATGATGAATCTGCAAAACAACTCGGTCGAGAGAAATTTAAAGCCTATCGACGGATGGGAATTGCACCTCAAACCTATAAACTTTAA
- a CDS encoding leucyl aminopeptidase — protein sequence MKLTINTSFSASTSSQSLYILVDSENTKQAQETYKISDLDTLIEATQFKASFNETLPLIAKLTQVTQCTLLGIDKASEVKVAKLAKIAQTIIKASQKKFKQISIDISALPTELHYLFALSLTQAAYGYDEFKSKKNEFNLETIEFIATSSSLTADQLSFIEAVQNGQNYTRDLGNCPGNICFPEYLAEQARALAAEFPDLLKVTVLEEQQLADLGMNAFLAVSKGSDRPGRVITLEYKADIDQAPIVLVGKGVTFDTGGISLKPGLGMDEMKFDMCGSASVLGTIRALCEAKLPIHVVGAIAAAENMPSGHATRPGDIVTTMSGQTVEILNTDAEGRLVLCDTLTYIKRFNPALVIDIATLTGACVVALGSVVSGLFTPDDELAAEITEAGHTAFDRVWRMPVYEDYQEQLDSPFADIANIGGPKAGAVTAACFLQRFTRDYRWAHLDIAGTAWNSGANKGATGRPVPLLMQFIANRAKTNRDQKNG from the coding sequence ATGAAACTTACGATCAATACATCGTTTTCAGCGTCTACATCTAGCCAGTCCTTATATATTCTGGTGGATTCTGAAAATACCAAACAAGCTCAAGAAACATATAAAATCAGTGATTTAGATACATTAATTGAAGCTACACAATTCAAAGCGAGTTTCAATGAAACTTTACCATTGATTGCTAAACTCACTCAAGTTACACAATGTACTTTGCTCGGGATCGATAAAGCATCTGAAGTGAAAGTGGCGAAATTAGCAAAAATCGCACAAACGATTATCAAAGCATCACAAAAAAAATTCAAACAGATCAGTATTGATATTTCTGCACTTCCGACAGAGTTGCATTACTTATTTGCATTAAGCCTCACTCAAGCTGCCTATGGCTATGATGAGTTTAAATCTAAGAAAAATGAATTTAACTTAGAAACCATTGAATTCATTGCAACTTCTTCAAGCTTAACAGCAGATCAACTCAGCTTTATTGAAGCGGTTCAAAATGGTCAAAACTATACTCGCGACTTAGGCAATTGCCCTGGCAATATTTGCTTCCCTGAATATTTAGCAGAACAAGCGCGTGCTTTGGCTGCAGAATTTCCAGACCTTTTAAAAGTAACGGTACTTGAAGAGCAACAACTGGCCGACTTAGGCATGAATGCTTTCTTGGCTGTAAGTAAAGGTTCTGATCGTCCAGGTCGTGTCATTACCCTTGAATATAAAGCTGATATTGACCAAGCACCGATTGTCCTTGTTGGTAAGGGTGTGACATTTGATACTGGTGGTATTTCATTGAAACCAGGTCTAGGCATGGATGAAATGAAGTTTGACATGTGCGGTTCAGCTTCTGTACTGGGTACAATTCGTGCGCTGTGTGAAGCGAAATTACCAATTCATGTGGTCGGTGCGATTGCCGCGGCAGAAAATATGCCTTCAGGTCATGCAACTCGCCCAGGTGATATCGTGACTACGATGAGTGGGCAAACGGTTGAAATTTTAAATACTGATGCTGAAGGTCGTTTAGTCCTTTGCGATACATTGACCTATATCAAACGCTTCAATCCTGCCCTAGTGATTGATATTGCGACACTAACAGGTGCATGTGTGGTTGCATTGGGTTCAGTTGTTTCGGGTTTATTTACCCCAGATGATGAATTGGCTGCTGAAATCACTGAAGCAGGTCATACGGCATTTGACCGTGTATGGCGCATGCCTGTCTATGAGGATTATCAAGAGCAGCTTGATTCTCCATTTGCAGACATTGCCAATATTGGTGGGCCAAAAGCAGGGGCTGTAACAGCAGCATGTTTCTTGCAACGCTTCACACGTGACTACCGTTGGGCGCATTTAGACATCGCAGGTACGGCTTGGAACTCTGGTGCGAACAAAGGCGCGACAGGTCGTCCAGTGCCATTGTTGATGCAATTCATTGCCAATCGTGCGAAAACCAACCGTGATCAAAAGAATGGCTAA
- the lptF gene encoding LPS export ABC transporter permease LptF: MIIRRYLVKQVVSTSLVVVALLTLIFMGGQLIKQFGRAAMGRIDPSILFSIIGFRFPEFLILILPLGFFIGLMLVFGRLYVDHEMAVLNGSGISRIQLARLLIPLTLVYLIAQSVLMVWMAPAGLRQYEQLMSTQAVKTGFDSVRPREFISAGMYTIYAGSLSEDRKNLKDVFVYKRAEKTGKPDEIILAKEATRIEIANDAASVVDLVQGRRYEIYPGSAKYSQAEFQTWRLRIESDKEAKYDSGDVEALSFNKLLDAKDDPVIQSELGWRIFVPFSMVVALMLATALCEVTPRQGRYLKLFPALLIFASLIAVLMAVRTRITKDEIGMWAYPAVLLIYAVFAALFARKQKLAPKIKKQIQRVRS; this comes from the coding sequence TTGATTATTCGACGTTACCTCGTCAAACAAGTTGTTTCGACTTCATTGGTCGTCGTTGCCTTATTGACACTCATTTTTATGGGTGGGCAGCTGATTAAGCAATTCGGTCGTGCGGCTATGGGGCGGATAGATCCAAGTATCCTATTTAGTATCATTGGCTTTCGTTTCCCTGAATTTCTTATTCTGATTCTTCCATTGGGTTTCTTTATTGGTTTGATGTTGGTTTTTGGTCGCCTGTATGTTGACCATGAAATGGCGGTTTTAAACGGCAGTGGGATTAGTCGAATCCAATTGGCGCGCTTACTTATCCCTCTTACTTTGGTGTATTTAATTGCACAAAGTGTTTTGATGGTGTGGATGGCACCCGCAGGGCTTCGCCAATATGAACAATTGATGTCGACGCAAGCGGTCAAAACAGGTTTTGATTCCGTACGACCCCGTGAGTTTATTTCAGCAGGGATGTATACCATCTATGCAGGTTCTTTGTCTGAAGATCGTAAAAATCTAAAAGATGTATTCGTTTATAAACGTGCTGAAAAAACTGGAAAACCTGACGAAATTATTCTTGCCAAAGAAGCGACTCGTATTGAAATTGCTAATGATGCAGCCAGTGTGGTCGACTTGGTTCAAGGGCGTCGTTATGAAATTTATCCGGGCTCTGCCAAATACTCCCAAGCAGAATTCCAAACGTGGCGTTTACGTATCGAAAGTGACAAAGAAGCCAAGTACGATAGTGGTGATGTCGAAGCACTTTCATTCAACAAGCTATTGGATGCTAAAGATGATCCTGTGATTCAAAGTGAGTTGGGGTGGCGAATATTTGTACCTTTTTCGATGGTTGTTGCACTCATGTTGGCAACAGCATTATGTGAAGTGACGCCACGACAAGGTCGTTATTTAAAGCTTTTCCCAGCCTTATTAATTTTTGCAAGCTTAATCGCAGTGTTAATGGCAGTCCGAACACGAATCACCAAAGATGAAATTGGGATGTGGGCATATCCAGCTGTATTGCTAATTTATGCGGTTTTTGCCGCCTTATTCGCGCGTAAGCAGAAATTAGCCCCTAAGATTAAAAAACAGATTCAGCGAGTGAGATCATAA